The Castanea sativa cultivar Marrone di Chiusa Pesio chromosome 11, ASM4071231v1 genome contains a region encoding:
- the LOC142614969 gene encoding uncharacterized protein LOC142614969 yields the protein MKVARKVVFLFRDSEGFASAISDALHPDPHSSLRPLEESLELSLESYGVKDQKASAKILHYVDPQGNFQVSLFLMQNYEPPVLACAVAEILSQISGEESSSMPTLIVPFVLASSKLKWESKTLTKNESKASVYGIQIGPDTDITHAMAIRTQKVPSSLQIHHEPLACLLQLVRVLKFPTFVLIGQRGRHLSDKAIGEELEIIYEIGELLASSSCLCFSRDRIQWQPTNTSKESETPWRALYG from the exons atgaaggtAGCGAGGAAAGTAGTTTTCCTTTTCAGAGACTCAGAGGGATTCGCCTCCGCCATCTCCGATGCTCTCCACCCTGATCCCCACTCCTCTCTTCGCCCTCT AGAGGAGTCTTTGGAGCTGTCATTGGAAAGCTATGGAGTTAAGGATCAGAAAGCTTCTGCAAAGATCCTTCACTATGTTGATCCTCAGGGCAATTTTCAG gtGTCACTGTTTTTAATGCAAAATTATGAGCCACCAGTATTGGCCTGTGCTGTTGCTGAAATTTTATCACAAATATCTGGAGAAGAATCGTCTTCAATGCCCACACTTATAGTCCCATTTGTCCTGGCATCATCAAAGCTTAAGTGGGAAAGCAAAActttaacaaaaaatgaaagcaaAGCTTCGGTTTATGGAATACAGATAGGCCCAGACACAGATATAACTCATGCTATGGCAATTAGAACCCAGAAGGTGCCATCATCATTGCAGATTCATCATGAACCTCTAGCCTGTCTCCTTCAGTTGGTCCGTGTCTTGAAGTTTCCAACTTTTGTTCTTATCGGGCAAAGAGGCCGACACCTATCTGATAAAGCTATAGGAGAAGAACTTGAG ATAATTTATGAGATTGGAGAGCTTTTGGCAAGCTCTTCCTGCCTGTGCTTTTCGAGAGACAGGATCCAGTGGCAACCAACAAATACATCCAAGGAGAGTGAGACGCCTTGGCGTGCCTTATATGGTTGA
- the LOC142616227 gene encoding uncharacterized protein LOC142616227, translating to MYFTRSGRSQSVHIQSPPLAEKITEEPPANVINKNAQSTVTCVYQANIAGYWRNVSFIWCKNLMNHSFTVKVDSIDGDFNYTCKIELKPWHFWSKKGYKSFEVDGNPVEVYWDLRSAKFAGGPEPCTDFYIALVSDEEVVLLLGDCKKKAYKRTKSRPALVDAVLVYKKENVFAKRCFSTRAKFNERKDHEIVVESSTTGPRDPEMWISIDGIVLVHVKNLQWKFRGNQTVLINKFPVQVFWDVHDWLFSSPGMGHGLFIFKPGAPLDSENESRESSSQGGCDDSDCSSGYYSTWSNLTTTASEFCLFLHAWKIE from the coding sequence atgtattttactCGTTCTGGTAGATCTCAGTCAGTGCATATTCAATCACCACCATTAGCAGAGAAGATAACTGAAGAGCCTCCTGcaaatgtaataaataaaaacgcTCAAAGCACTGTGACATGCGTGTACCAAGCCAATATTGCAGGCTATTGGCGTAATGTATCATTCATTTGGTGCAAGAACCTGATGAACCATTCTTTCACTGTTAAGGTTGATAGTATAGACGGTGATTTCAATTACACATGCAAGATTGAGCTTAAGCCTTGGCATTTTTGGAGCAAAAAAGGGTACAAGAGTTTTGAGGTTGATGGGAATCCAGTGGAGGTGTATTGGGATCTTCGTTCAGCTAAATTTGCTGGTGGCCCTGAGCCATGTACGGATTTTTACATTGCTCTAGTTTCTGATGAAGAGGTTGTGTTGTTATTGGGAGATTGCAAGAAAAAGGCTTACAAGAGAACAAAATCAAGGCCAGCCCTTGTTGATGCAGTGCTTGTTTACAAGAAGGAAAATGTATTTGCTAAGAGATGTTTCTCTACAAGGGCTAAATTCAATGAAAGGAAAGATCATGAAATTGTTGTGGAGAGCTCGACAACGGGACCTAGAGATCCCGAAATGTGGATTAGCATAGATGGGATTGTGTTGGTTCATGTTAAGAATTTGCAATGGAAATTCAGAGGGAATCAGACTGTGCTAATTAACAAGTTCCCTGTGCAAGTGTTCTGGGATGTACATGATTGGCTATTTAGTAGCCCTGGCATGGGACATGGTTTGTTTATATTCAAACCAGGTGCACCTTTAGATTCAGAAAATGAGAGCAGAGAGAGCAGTAGCCAAGGAGGTTGTGATGACAGCGACTGCAGCAGTGGGTATTACTCTACTTGGAGTAATTTAACAACAACAGCTTCAGAATTCTGCCTTTTTCTTCATGCTTGGAAGATTGAGTGa
- the LOC142615297 gene encoding putative membrane protein At3g27390 isoform X1 — translation MEVPVGFLRKLWSFLSFLPFFLLLLVLGLLKAALVGPVVVGIIFIGNSAVIIGLWTAHFVWTYYCVAKTKKLGLVLKILVLVSLPVPLVLWPIFGIVGCLLGGVGYGFFAPLLATFEAVGENVTEKFYHCFVDGCWSTIKGACIVVQDFTDFCFHSYFSYMDELIEKVLPDEKPMDIKLSKLPSCLLASLIGIPVDVLLITAVALWKSPYMLLRGWKRLLEDLIGREGPFLETVCVPFAGLAIILWPLAVVGAVIVSIISSFFLGLYSGVIVHQEDSLQMGLAYIVSVVSLFDEYVNDLLYLREGSRLPRPKYRKNMSPSPEREKLGDNGDNDSKNGRESSYNSKLISERSRTLKWGIQQYKPVQVWDWLFKSCEVNGRILLRDGLLTPKDIEECILKGNCKKLGIKLPAWSILQCLLASAKANSSGLVISDDVELTRMNVPKDKVFEWFIGPLLIMKEQLKKLQLNENEEMCLRELVMTCKNEKPEEWDDTEFASSDKVRRAQLQSIIRRLQGIVASMSRVPTFRRRFRNLVKVLYIEAIQEDASGNHMGGILKAKYGNKSCNQSEDKKEIDETINKGDDKAHDCENLV, via the exons ATGGAAGTTCCTGTTGGGTTCTTGCGCAAGCTATGGAGCTTCCTCTCTTTTCTcccctttttccttttgctcCTCGTCCTTGGCCTCCTCAAAG CTGCACTTGTTGGACCAGTAGTAGTGGGCATCATATTTATTGGAAACTCAGCAGTTATAATTGGGCTGTGGACTGCACATTTTGTGTGGACTTACTACTGTGTGGCAAA AACCAAGAAGCTTGGGCTGGTTCTAAAGATTTTGGTGCTAGTTTCATTGCCTGTGCCTCTGGTCCTTTGGCCAATCTTTGGAATTGTTGGATGCCTTTTAGGGGGAGTAGGATATGGATTTTTTGCACCCCTTCTTGCAACTTTTGAGGCTGTTGGGGAGAATGTCACTGAGAAATTCTACCACTGTTTTGTT GATGGATGTTGGTCAACAATTAAAGGAGCCTGCATAGTAGTGCAGGATTTCACAGACTTCTGCTTCCACTCATACTTCTCCTACATGGATGAACTAATTGAGAAAGTACTTCCAGATGAAAAGCCTATGGACATAAA ATTATCAAAATTGCCAAGTTGTTTGCTAGCAAGCCTAATTGGCATACCAGTGGATGTGCTTTTAATTACTGCAGTTGCTCTCTGGAAAAGCCCTTACATGCTACTCAGGGGCTGGAAGAGGCTACTAGAAGACTTGATTGGCAGAGAAGGGCCATTCTTGGAGACGGTATGTGTTCCATTTGCTGGTCTTGCTATCATCTTATGGCCTCTGGCTGTTGTAGGAGCCGTGATCGTTTCTATTATTTCTAGCTTCTTTCTGGGACTCTACAGTGGAGTTATTGTCCATCAG GAAGACTCACTTCAAATGGGACTTGCCTACATTGTGTCTGTAGTTTCACTCTTCGATGAATATGTAAATGATTTACTCTACTTGAGGGAGGGATCCCGCCTTCCCAG GCCTAAATACCGCAAAAACATGAGCCCTAGTCCTGAGAGAGAAAAGCTAGGTGACAATGGTGACAATGACTCAAAGAATGGAAGGGAGAGTTCATACAATTCAAAACTTATATCAGAAAGATCAAGAACCTTGAAGTGGGGAATCCAACAATATAAACCAGTGCAG GTATGGGACTGGCTGTTTAAATCCTGTGAGGTAAATGGTCGGATTCTTCTCCGTGATGGTCTGTTAACTCCCAAGGACATTGAGGAATGCATTCTGAAGGGTAATTGTAAGAAGTTGGGCATCAAGTTACCTGCTTGGTCTATACTTCAGTGTCTGCTTGCATCAGCAAAGGCCAACTCATCTGGGTTGGTGATCT CTGATGATGTGGAGTTGACGAGGATGAATGTACCAAAGGATAAAGTATTTGAGTGGTTCATTGGGCCCCTATTAATCATGAAAGAGCAATTAAAGAAACTCCAGttaaatgaaaatgaagaaatgTGCCTAAGAGAGCTTGTTATGACATGCAAAAATGAAAAACCCGAGGAGTGGGATGACACTGAGTTTGCATCCAGTGACAAAGTCAGAAGAGCACAATTGCAATCCATAATTAGAAG ACTACAGGGAATTGTAGCTTCAATGTCCCGGGTACCAACCTTCCGACGTCGCTTTAGGAATTTGGTGAAGGTGTTATACATAGAAGCAATTCAGGAAGATGCATCAGGAAATCATATGGGAGGAATCTTGAAAGCCAAATATGGCAACAAGAGCTGTAATCAAAGTGAAGACAAAAAAGAGATAGATGAAACTATAAACAAGGGAGACGATAAGGCACATGACTGTGAAAATCTAGTATGA
- the LOC142615297 gene encoding putative membrane protein At3g27390 isoform X2, producing the protein MELPLFSPLFPFAPRPWPPQSCTCWTSSSGHHIYWKLSSYNWAVDCTFCVDLLLCGKDGCWSTIKGACIVVQDFTDFCFHSYFSYMDELIEKVLPDEKPMDIKLSKLPSCLLASLIGIPVDVLLITAVALWKSPYMLLRGWKRLLEDLIGREGPFLETVCVPFAGLAIILWPLAVVGAVIVSIISSFFLGLYSGVIVHQEDSLQMGLAYIVSVVSLFDEYVNDLLYLREGSRLPRPKYRKNMSPSPEREKLGDNGDNDSKNGRESSYNSKLISERSRTLKWGIQQYKPVQVWDWLFKSCEVNGRILLRDGLLTPKDIEECILKGNCKKLGIKLPAWSILQCLLASAKANSSGLVISDDVELTRMNVPKDKVFEWFIGPLLIMKEQLKKLQLNENEEMCLRELVMTCKNEKPEEWDDTEFASSDKVRRAQLQSIIRRLQGIVASMSRVPTFRRRFRNLVKVLYIEAIQEDASGNHMGGILKAKYGNKSCNQSEDKKEIDETINKGDDKAHDCENLV; encoded by the exons ATGGAGCTTCCTCTCTTTTCTcccctttttccttttgctcCTCGTCCTTGGCCTCCTCAAAG CTGCACTTGTTGGACCAGTAGTAGTGGGCATCATATTTATTGGAAACTCAGCAGTTATAATTGGGCTGTGGACTGCACATTTTGTGTGGACTTACTACTGTGTGGCAAA GATGGATGTTGGTCAACAATTAAAGGAGCCTGCATAGTAGTGCAGGATTTCACAGACTTCTGCTTCCACTCATACTTCTCCTACATGGATGAACTAATTGAGAAAGTACTTCCAGATGAAAAGCCTATGGACATAAA ATTATCAAAATTGCCAAGTTGTTTGCTAGCAAGCCTAATTGGCATACCAGTGGATGTGCTTTTAATTACTGCAGTTGCTCTCTGGAAAAGCCCTTACATGCTACTCAGGGGCTGGAAGAGGCTACTAGAAGACTTGATTGGCAGAGAAGGGCCATTCTTGGAGACGGTATGTGTTCCATTTGCTGGTCTTGCTATCATCTTATGGCCTCTGGCTGTTGTAGGAGCCGTGATCGTTTCTATTATTTCTAGCTTCTTTCTGGGACTCTACAGTGGAGTTATTGTCCATCAG GAAGACTCACTTCAAATGGGACTTGCCTACATTGTGTCTGTAGTTTCACTCTTCGATGAATATGTAAATGATTTACTCTACTTGAGGGAGGGATCCCGCCTTCCCAG GCCTAAATACCGCAAAAACATGAGCCCTAGTCCTGAGAGAGAAAAGCTAGGTGACAATGGTGACAATGACTCAAAGAATGGAAGGGAGAGTTCATACAATTCAAAACTTATATCAGAAAGATCAAGAACCTTGAAGTGGGGAATCCAACAATATAAACCAGTGCAG GTATGGGACTGGCTGTTTAAATCCTGTGAGGTAAATGGTCGGATTCTTCTCCGTGATGGTCTGTTAACTCCCAAGGACATTGAGGAATGCATTCTGAAGGGTAATTGTAAGAAGTTGGGCATCAAGTTACCTGCTTGGTCTATACTTCAGTGTCTGCTTGCATCAGCAAAGGCCAACTCATCTGGGTTGGTGATCT CTGATGATGTGGAGTTGACGAGGATGAATGTACCAAAGGATAAAGTATTTGAGTGGTTCATTGGGCCCCTATTAATCATGAAAGAGCAATTAAAGAAACTCCAGttaaatgaaaatgaagaaatgTGCCTAAGAGAGCTTGTTATGACATGCAAAAATGAAAAACCCGAGGAGTGGGATGACACTGAGTTTGCATCCAGTGACAAAGTCAGAAGAGCACAATTGCAATCCATAATTAGAAG ACTACAGGGAATTGTAGCTTCAATGTCCCGGGTACCAACCTTCCGACGTCGCTTTAGGAATTTGGTGAAGGTGTTATACATAGAAGCAATTCAGGAAGATGCATCAGGAAATCATATGGGAGGAATCTTGAAAGCCAAATATGGCAACAAGAGCTGTAATCAAAGTGAAGACAAAAAAGAGATAGATGAAACTATAAACAAGGGAGACGATAAGGCACATGACTGTGAAAATCTAGTATGA